AGAACGATGCTACTCGATGATCTGCGATTGTGTGTGCGTGGGGACCGCCACGTTCCAAGTTTTTTCGGGTTGGCTTACTTATGGCCGACCCCCGACGGTCGCGGTGAGCCGATCGGTGGTCCGCGCTGCGGCGGACCGTTGGCCTGTTGTTAGCCAAAAGTCTTGTCGAACAAGCTCTTCCGTGTAGCACTGTCGCTTTGACCTGCCGAAGTGCGGGGCGGTGTGGAACATGCCGACCAGTCGCCGCGCCACGAATCGGCAATGCGTCCGGGCGTGTCGGCACGCCGGTCACGGTTGCACCACGTGTCGCCCGTCTCCGGGCGACGCCCGAACTGTGTCGTACCCCGATGCGAACATGCGTTCGTGTCCACCGACTCGATCGTCCGCACGAAGCGCATCCGCGCGTCGCGAGAGCCCGCGTTCGAATCGTCGCGATCCGAGTACGGGCTCTGCTCGATTCAGGTAGTGCGCTACCCGCGCTCCGATGCCCGGCCCACGAGATCATCGAACCGGTCGCATTCCGATCCGGTACCCCCGAGCACCACTGGATCGGAATGCGGCCTTCTCGCGTGGCTCGGGCCGCCCGGTCGTGGCGGAGACAATTCGGATGAATTTGTCGGCGACCCGGACAATACTGACTCGGTATCGGCCGGTCACCCGATCCAGCGCATCGATCGGCGCTCGGCGGCGCACGGAAGCGCATCGAACTCAACAACCTCAGGAGAATCATGCCCGACGCAATAGTCGCCGAGGGGCTGGTCAAAAGATACGGCCAGCTGGTGGCCCTCGACGGACTCGACCTGCGAGTCCCGGAAGGCACCGTCACCGCCCTGCTCGGACCCAACGGCGCAGGTAAGACCACCACCGTCCGGGTGCTCACGACCCTGCTCGTGCCGGATGCCGGGCACGCGACGGTCGCGGGAATCGACGTGCTGCGCGATCCGCAGACACTGCGGTCCCGCATCGGGGCGTCGGGGCAATATGCCGCGGTCGACGAATATCTCACCGGTTTCGAGAATTTGGAAATGGTGGGACGTCTTTATCACATGGGCGTGCAGCGGAGTAAGGAACGCGCGCGCGAATTGCTCGACCGATTCCGGCTCACCGAAGCCGCGGACCGGCCGGTCAAGGGCTACTCCGGCGGTATGCGCCGTCGCCTCGACCTGGCGGGTGCGCTGGTCGCCAATCCACCCGTCCTGTTCCTCGACGAGCCGACCACCGGGCTGGATCCCCGTGCCCGCCTCGACCTCTGGGACGTCATCGAGGAACTGGTCGCGAGCGGGACCACGTTGCTGCTGACCACGCAGTACATGGAGGAGGCGGATCGGCTCGCCGATTCGATCGCGGTGATCGACCGCGGCAAGGTGATCGCCAAGGGCACCGCGGACGAACTCAAGACCATGGTCGGCGGTGATCGCATCGAGTTGACCGTCGACCGCGCCGACAATCTCGCGACGGCCGAAGCCGCCCTGAAGAGCCTGGCCGATGGCGAGATCCACCTCGAACCGGGGTTGCGCCGGATCATCGTTCCGGTCGCCGACGGATCGCAGGCATTGGTGGAGGCGGTCGGGCGGCTGGCCGAGCACAGCGTGCAGATCCACGATGTCGGTCTGCGCCGCCCGTCCCTGGACGATGTCTTCCTCACCCTCACCGGCCACGAGGCGGAGACGATCGCCGACGGCGGCACGACGACGCACGCCCAGTTGGAAGCTACGGAAGGAACGACCCGATGACCGCGACGGCTTCGGTCCCGGCACGGCCCTCGCTGGGCGCGCGACTGTCCATAGTGGTCAGCGACAGCGTGACCATCGCGAAACGCAACGTCATCAAGATCAAACGGGTGCCCGACGTGCTGATCTTCTCCACGTTGTCGCCGATCATGTTCGTGTTGCTGTTCGCCTACGTCTTCGGCGCGGCCATCGATGTGCCCGGTCTGTCCGGTGGTTACCGCGAGTTCCTCATCGCGGGCATCTTCGCGCAGACCGTGGTGTTCGGCGCGACCTTCACCGGTGCGGGGCTGGCCGAGGACATGCAGAAGGGCATCATCGACCGATTCCGCTCCCTGCCGATGGCCTCCTCGGCGGTATTGGTCGGTCGCACGGTCAGCGATGTGGTGATCAACGTGGTCAGCCTGACGGTCATGTCGCTGACCGGTCTGCTCGTCGGCTGGCGGATTCGCGGCTCGTTCCTGGACGCGGTGCTGGCCTACATCCTGTTGCTGCTGTTCGCCTACGCGGTGTCCTGGATCATGGCCGTGGTGGGCTTGCTGGTGCGGGCGCCGGAGGTGTTCAACAACGCGAGCTTCATGGTGATCTTCCCGCTCACCTTCATCGCCAACACCTTCGTCCCCAGTGACAAGCTGCCCACCGCTCTGCGCGTGATCGCGGAATGGAACCCCGTCTCCGCGCTCACTCAGGCGACGCGTGACCTGTTCGGCAACACCAGTCCGCTCGCGCCGACGTCGGACGCCTGGTCGCTGCGGCATCCGGTGATCACCTCCCTGGCCTGGGTGGTGGTGATCCTGGTGGTATTCGTGCCGCTGGCCCTGCGTCAGTACAAGAAGACCGTCAGTCGCTGACCCGCGGCGCGCGTGTCAGTGCTCCGCGCCGGCTCCCGCCACCGGGGTCGGTGCGGAGCCGTTGCGGGAGTATCCGATGCGCGGCGGCGCGGGTGCGGGTTCCGGCTGCTGCGGCCGCCGGGTGCGAACCAGATAGGCCACGCCACCCGCCAGCGCGACGGCGGCCGCGAGGATGAGCCGGTTACGTGAACGCGAAGAGACATGCAGGCGCCCCGAGGTCATGGGACCACTGTATGCACACCCCGGCGATTCGCGCAGGAGGCCCAGCTCACAAGCCGGTCCGGCCCAGTTCCGCGGCCTTGTCGCCGACCGTGGCACGATGGGCGGCGTGACCTCACCGAATCAGACATCCGTGGCAACGCTGCACACGAATCACGGCGATATCAAGCTTTCGCTCTTCGGTAACCACGCGCCCAAGACGGTCCGCAATTTCCTAGGTCTCGCCGACGGTTCGGCGCCGTACACCACCGCGAACGCGAGTGGAGGCAGCACCGGCCCGTTCTACGACGGCGCCCTGTTCCATCGCGTGATGGCCGGCTTCATGATCCAGGGCGGCGATCCCACCGGCACCGGGCGCGGCGGCCCCGGCTATGAATTCGGCGACGAGTTCCACCCCGAGCTGCGGTTCGATCGGGGCTACCTGCTGGCGATGGCGAACGCGGGGCCGGGCACCAACGGCTCGCAGTTCTTCATCACCGTCGGCCCGCAGCCCCATCTCAACCGCAAGCACACGATCTTCGGCGAAGTGGTGGACCCGGATTCCCGGAAGGTCGTCGACACGATCGCGGCCACCAGGACCGATCGCAACGACCGGCCGCTGGAGCCCGTCGTCATCACCAAGATCACGATCGAATGAGACTATGAACCCCCAGCCGCCCGCACCCACGTGCGTCCGCCATCCGAATCGCCCTACCGGCCTGGCCTGCACCCGGTGCGGGCGGCCGTCCTGTGCGGAGTGCCTGCGCCCAGCAGCCGTCGGCCAGCACTGTGTCGACTGTCTGCGCGCGGATCAGCGTAGCGCCGCGCCGGTGCGGACGGTCTCGGGCGCAGCGGCTCGAACGTCCGCTCCCTATGTGACCTACGCGCTGATCGCGATCAACGTCGTGATCTACGCGATCACCGCCGCCCAGGCCAAGAGCTTGATGGACAACCAGCTGGGCTCCGCGCTGTTCATCGACTGGGTCTTGTACGCACCGGCGGTCGCGGACGGCGAATGGTGGCGGGTGCTCGGTTCGGGTTTCCTGCACTACGGCCCGATCCATCTGCTGCTCAACATGTTCGCCCTGTACGTGGTGGGCCGGGATGCCGAGCTGGTGCTCGGCCGGTCGCGCTATCTGGCGGTGTACCTGGTCTCGCTGCTCGGCGGGTCCGCCGGGGTCATGCTGTTCGCGCAGCACAGCCTCACAGCGGGTGCGTCCGGAGCGGTGTACGGCATGTTCGGTGCGATCACGGTCATCCTGATCCGGCTGCGGCAGAATCCGAATCAGATGCTCATCATCATCGGCATCAATGTGTTCATCAGCCTGTCGCTGCCCGGCATCTCGCTCTGGGGTCATCTGGGCGGACTGGCCGCGGGCACGCTCGCGACCCTCGGCATCCTGTTCCTGCCCGGCTGGCTGCGCGTGCGGACTCCGCAAGCGGCGCGGACTGTCGGCTGGGTGGCAGTGGCTCTGGTCGCATTCGCGGCTCTGGCCGCGGTGACTGTGAGC
Above is a genomic segment from Nocardia sputorum containing:
- a CDS encoding ABC transporter permease, which gives rise to MTATASVPARPSLGARLSIVVSDSVTIAKRNVIKIKRVPDVLIFSTLSPIMFVLLFAYVFGAAIDVPGLSGGYREFLIAGIFAQTVVFGATFTGAGLAEDMQKGIIDRFRSLPMASSAVLVGRTVSDVVINVVSLTVMSLTGLLVGWRIRGSFLDAVLAYILLLLFAYAVSWIMAVVGLLVRAPEVFNNASFMVIFPLTFIANTFVPSDKLPTALRVIAEWNPVSALTQATRDLFGNTSPLAPTSDAWSLRHPVITSLAWVVVILVVFVPLALRQYKKTVSR
- a CDS encoding rhomboid family intramembrane serine protease; translated protein: MNPQPPAPTCVRHPNRPTGLACTRCGRPSCAECLRPAAVGQHCVDCLRADQRSAAPVRTVSGAAARTSAPYVTYALIAINVVIYAITAAQAKSLMDNQLGSALFIDWVLYAPAVADGEWWRVLGSGFLHYGPIHLLLNMFALYVVGRDAELVLGRSRYLAVYLVSLLGGSAGVMLFAQHSLTAGASGAVYGMFGAITVILIRLRQNPNQMLIIIGINVFISLSLPGISLWGHLGGLAAGTLATLGILFLPGWLRVRTPQAARTVGWVAVALVAFAALAAVTVSAVTSAV
- a CDS encoding ATP-binding cassette domain-containing protein; protein product: MPDAIVAEGLVKRYGQLVALDGLDLRVPEGTVTALLGPNGAGKTTTVRVLTTLLVPDAGHATVAGIDVLRDPQTLRSRIGASGQYAAVDEYLTGFENLEMVGRLYHMGVQRSKERARELLDRFRLTEAADRPVKGYSGGMRRRLDLAGALVANPPVLFLDEPTTGLDPRARLDLWDVIEELVASGTTLLLTTQYMEEADRLADSIAVIDRGKVIAKGTADELKTMVGGDRIELTVDRADNLATAEAALKSLADGEIHLEPGLRRIIVPVADGSQALVEAVGRLAEHSVQIHDVGLRRPSLDDVFLTLTGHEAETIADGGTTTHAQLEATEGTTR
- a CDS encoding peptidylprolyl isomerase — its product is MTSPNQTSVATLHTNHGDIKLSLFGNHAPKTVRNFLGLADGSAPYTTANASGGSTGPFYDGALFHRVMAGFMIQGGDPTGTGRGGPGYEFGDEFHPELRFDRGYLLAMANAGPGTNGSQFFITVGPQPHLNRKHTIFGEVVDPDSRKVVDTIAATRTDRNDRPLEPVVITKITIE